Below is a window of Drosophila miranda strain MSH22 chromosome 3, D.miranda_PacBio2.1, whole genome shotgun sequence DNA.
TTCCTCGAGACGGAGGAGAGCATTCAAAAGCTCGAGGAGCGCAAGAAGCTAGAGGGTTTGTATAAGTTCTGCTGGAATGCTGGAACAAAACTAATTaattgttttttatttgcaGGCTGCCTCAAGGAGTTCCTTTGCGTGGTGCCGCACGATCGCAAGTTCTTTCTGCCAGAGACAGGGCACATCCTGCGCAAATCAGTGCGAGAGCTGACCGACTTCACGGCGCAAAATGCCATCGTGGGATTCGAGACTATCAGCCAGTATGCCAACAACTTGTTTACCAAACCCTGGCGGAAGGAGTACCGAACCCTCAAGGTTGGCTTGTGGCCCATTCTTCACCCATTCGATTGTTGATCAAACGGCCTCCCCTACCTTCTGCTTTCAGACCTATTCTGGATGCTATCAGCATGACGTACTGTCTCGTCTGCTGGACGCTGACCAGCTCTTTCTGGCCATGGGCTATAGGCGCATATCGGACGATACATTTGTCCTGGAGGGCCCCATCTGCCCCGATCAGGTGACAAATGTATCGCGTGATGCCATGGCCGCCTACGTAGAGTGTCAGATCATGAAGCACATCCATGCAGGCGTCCATGCAGAGGGATTCCCATGCAGCTGGAAGGAGATTTTTCAATATCGAGAGCGCCACATTGGAGGCACCACGCATTCGATCAAGGAGATTGTCTTCCACCTGAATGAGAAGCGACTGCGCAAGGAGAAAATGTCAGACAACACATACAGCAATGTGGCGACAATTGCCACCCAGCCCCCGAAGAGCAGGGTAGCGGATGGCAGTGTGAGTGCGAGCCCCTGCGCTTTGCATGGCAACAACCTGGTGCTTCCCGCTAGCTCAAACAGCTGCGCCATTCATCCCAATGTGGTTTCCCCAAATCTCAGCCACGACTCATTGTCGGGGAAATACTTACCGCCATATCCCGCAcaaccgcagcagcagcctcagctcCACCAAACGGCTGGAGGAGGGCTGATGACCCACTCGCGTAGCCTTGATCACTACCAGGAGCCTCACAATGTACTCCCACATCGACACTCCTTCGATCAGCAGTGCCAGGCCATACATCAGCACCCCCATCTCTACGAGGCACCCTACGATTGTCTGGACGGACTGAGTATGGGCAGCAGTGCCTCCTATGCGGCAGTCGCCGGTGGCTACAATGCTCCTGGCAATCGTTATCCCCTTCCCTACAACATCTCCAACCAACTGAATGCCCAGTATGCCACGCCCGCCGATGTCTTTACGAATTCAGAGCACAATATGTACGCGACCATTGAGAAGACGGGCGTCTTGGCCTCTGGGCCGATACACAGCTGTGACTATCACAGGCGTCAGGGTCAGGCCCCACCCTCGGGGGCTGCCGTCGCCGCCTTGGCAGCCATGCAGCACAGACAGAGCACGTATCCGCCAGATCATCATCTGATCGATTTCGACGAACGTGCCAATCTGATGCAGCACGACTATGGTGCCCATGACTACCATCCGCGGCTGTACGAGCAACGGAGCCATGGGGGCTACCTGCGTGGCAATACTGTAATATACGCGCCACCCCCTGAGCCGACGTCGTATGGGGGCTACGACCTGCCCACGACGCTGCCACACTCGCAGCCGCCGCCACCCACTGCTCAAGACAGGTATGTCTATGCTCGGCCTGTGCCCAAGAGCAGTCGGACGCGGGCGATGGCAGAGTCTGGCTGCGACTCGCGACAAGCCGATCGCGACCTGATGCAGGTAAGTGCCAAAGCTGGTTCACATTCTCCTTAGCTAGTGCAAATATTGACTTTTTTCTGGCTACAGGATCCGATGGACAATAATCGCAAAATGCACAAGGAATTGAAGGAGCGGGCTAGTCGGACGGCGCCCGCGGATGCATACCACAGGAGAGCAGCAGTTAACGATCCTGATATACCCACCACTGTTACGGACATGACAGCGGGCTACGAGACGGCGAGTTTGGATGATTTCGTAACGCTGAGCAGCGCATCCCCGCCCCTGATGCCCAAGGTGCAGGAGGGTGTCGGCAGCTTTGAGTCCTGGAACTATGTATTTAAGAACCTGGAGCGCTCTGGCTACTCCAAAGACTTGGGGGATCGTGAGGATTTGCTAGTGCAAAGCTTGGATTTGGACTCGTTGAACATATCCAATGACAGCGCAAATCCTGCTGAAAAAAGTACGCGACGCGACACAGCCAAGACGCAGACGGCAACACGTGCAGCTAGTGCAGCTGCTGTGGAGGCTGGAGGTGGGAAGGGAACACGTTTTAGTGCAGCCACTACGGAGACAAGTGGGGGGAAGGCACGGACACTGGAGAAGAAGACTGGGGCCATCCGAAGGGAGGCCAAGATTGTGCAGGCGCCAGCGCCCACGTTGGTGCCGAACAGAAGCAGCACTGGCTTGAAGAAAGTGAAGTCCGCCTTGAAAACGGCCACAATAGACAATAGAGGCACAGGATCGAGAAATCGCACCGGAGCTGGGCCAAAGCAGCCTCCGCCAGTGTCGACGCAACTGATTGTGACGAGCCCGAATGAGTGGAGCTGTCGCTTCTGCACGTTCCTCAACCCAGACACGAAGCGCATCTGTGAGATGTGCTGCCGCAGCAAGGATTTCAATCTTGAGGCAGCCACAGCGGCGTCGTCATCGgcagcggctgcagctgcagcggcgAGCGTCTCCCATGCTTCCTCAACCTGCGTTTAGGCGATAGTCTGGACAAACTCCCCTCCCCCCTACACCTTCACCCCCTTAGTGATACAAAATAGTGCAGTGAAAAgctaaatatatttttatacgaCCCATATGTAGCCCTGTGCGTGTCTCTAAGATCTAGTCCCGTAGCCTACGAATCGCAGCCACCTTTTGTTGTGGAGCGAAGGAGCATCACCAGCAGGGCAGATGCATCACCTGCATCTAGTGCATACGAACTATTCTATTTAGTTAGCCCTACCTGTAAACACACGCTTTAATTAGTTATAGATTGTTTCCCCGTTGTTGAGGCCGCCGCTTCTGTTTCAAATTAGTGCCTCCCTGTCTGCTGTCCCCACACGAGCATACAATAAACCATTGTACACATGCGAAAACAAATTGATTTTATAGATTTGTGAGCGCGTGCCAGACAGCGATAGACAGCGAGAGAGTAAAACACGAACTTTGTATATTTGTAGGAAATGGAAAAACAACTGATAATTATATACCTTATATTCATAGTTGCATTCATAGTACGTACATATATCCGAAACTGAGCGAAAATGAACTTTAtattcatacatacatatattcagCAAATCTCGAACAGCCAATATACCTTTATTGACCTTTTCATACTAAATAATACCTATAACTACCTATAACTGTAGCATAAGTAATTGAAATTTGAGTAACGATTGAGCAGAAAGAACAGAACTGGTACGGGTaagggtacgggtacgggttgTTAACTTACAATTTTTGATTCGAATTTTACTGAAACGAAAGGAAGTAAGAGTATAGTGCAAATATCTACAAATGAACTATTATACGTTCCCTCTCCCCAGTCCTCCCCTCATGAGAGGAGCAGAGGAGCTCAACGGAATTCAAAAGGGCATAGAGAGAGGATCAAGCAAACTGCTCATCCCACCCACCCCAATGCTAGATAGCCAGAACCCCGCCACACGAGCACACACAGTGTCCCCCTCCCACGCAATGCAATTTGTTTGTTGAAATGTTAAGATTAATGTTGATAGAGTAGGAACCCTGAAAGATGCGAAagcatatacgatatttttataaataaaagAAACCACGTACCTATTGCTCTTTgttaaatatgtatatttaattgggttttatttgatttgattAATTTATTGTTAGTATTTTGAGACCCAAATGCCTTTTGTAATAACCATTGCAGACAAATCCAAAAATGATGAAATAATAAGTAGATAAAAACCACATTTTGCTGAAACTTTCAAGCGCAATCTTCGCtcaaaattataataaaatcGAAAACTccaaaactaaaactaaaattaatttaatattATGGCATGCTATTACCGAATGAATTTAGAGGCAATCTTTTTCCCGAAACCTTAAAGAATGAAAACAATAAACATTTGATAAACCTTGACAGTTTAACTTTtcaaaaatcaaacaaatattcgtgtttgattgttttttttttactataaATTTCCAGTAAAGTAAATCGTTGATGAAGGATGGTCCAACTTCTGCATGTGGGccttgccattgccatggtGATGATCCCACTCCTACCGCAGGGGTCCGCCTACAACTATTGCCACAATGATACCCATTTCTGCCTTGCGTCCAACAGGCAACACTTCATGTGCCGCCTGGATGCCGAGCTTCCGCCCGTTGCCGCTTACAAGGGCACCATTCCGGACACCAAGAAGTTTCATGCGATCATTCTGAAGCAGCTGAACTCCTATCGAGACAGGTTGGCCAGCGGTTTCCTGGAGACACGCAGCAATAAAATCTTCCCTGCTGCCAAGCGAATGCGAGAGCTTATCTGGGATCTGGAGCTGGGCTACATGGCCCGCAGCCACGCCTCCACGGTGTCGTTCAAGCACTCCGAATGCCGGGCCACCCAGCGGTTTCCGATGGCAGGCGAGGCGCTGGGTGTTGTGGGCTCCACAATGGACCGCCGCAGCATGTGCGATGTACTAAGGTTGGCTTTCGATCGGATGTTTGATGAGCACCTAGATGTGAAGGATCCCGAGTCACTCATATCAAACTTTGATGGCAGCAAAGACATAGCTGCCGGCCACTTCAGTACCATTGTCAGCGATCGCGTTTCGCGTGTGGGCTGTGGAGTCGCTGTAGCCACAGAATGCAGTGACGACCTGCCCAAAGGGCATTGTCACTTCCTTACCTGCCACTTTGACTTCACCAATATTCAGGGCTCGTATGTATATAAGGAAGGACCACCTGCCACCGATTGCCAGATCTGGGAGGCGGACCCCAGTAAGGACTATCAGCATCTTTGTGGTAACGAGGGAGGAATATTCGGACAGGTCAGTATATACAGCTGCTGCACCTGCTCTTTTATCCCATGTGCCTCCCCTCTTTAGGATCATGGCGATGAGGACTTGAGTAATACAACAAGAATCTTGGGtgtttaatatacatatattctgtattctgtatGCTATGCTTCCTATGATTTCCTTGTCGTACGAATACCAAAGCTCAAGCGTAACATCCGAAATACAATTGTTACAATTCCTACGATCCTTTTTTAATTGAACTAACATTAACCAGGCCAGTTCGGTTCGTTTGGTTTGCATCTTGTGTGATTTAAGTACAAATTTAATTGGAATATATGATGTATTTTTTCAACATTTCTGTAgttttttagttttagtttggTTTGTTTAATCTTCATATCCATTTAATACTCTAACACTCTCTAATAGCTAACAGACTTAGTCAGTTTTTGCTTTTACTATCGATTATGGTACCTTTACTATTTGTTATCTTTGTTTCGTTTCTTGTACCAATTTTGGCTTTTATCTACTTCGTTTACGAATGAAACCCCCTTCATCGCGGAACACTAATTGTAGCGTAAGAGTAAACACGTATCATACTATATATTGATCATTCAAAGATTCTAGATTGGGACAATACGAGTACTATTTTACCTTCACACTGCGTTTTTTAGATCGTATGGATTAATACATAAATAATTAACGTTGCGCCGTTTCATATCGTGTCGTCGTATCGTGTCGATGAAGTTAACTTAGTTTCGCATAGACTTTCAGGAGATCGGATCAGAGTATCAGTATCCCCGCTACAGCGCACAAAAGTGCCGACTAGCTTAATCTATCGCTTGGCTGCTGTTAATTTTTGTTAGTAATTAGCAATTCGCGGCATCCAAAGGGTTGGGTGGGGGATAAGCCCAGACAGAGCTACGAATAGGAGTATACATTTTCAAGGGCACTGGAATGCCGCCCAACTACAACTCATTGTTGGATCATGTTCAGAGTAATTCTTCTAGTTTTCTATGCATGtacaaaaatacatataaaCCCTACAGATAAAGCAAAGTTTTGGGGAATTTCGGTACGATAAGCTCGAGTTTTACCGCAGGAGCGAGAGCCGAGTGCCAAGGCCTTTCACAATCGTTTCATTCAAGGGATATAAGAACCCTAAAGGAAAGAACACACTCAGGGATATTCATATTTTCATCTTCAAGGTGGGTTAATGCCTATATTATAATTAGTTCGTCTTCGATTCGATTTGATTCGATTCGCTTGCAAAATGTTGCCGAAATTTTGGCTTTGCTTACATATCTATAAGTCCTACAGTCGacacaaaaaatatatgtacttatCGCCGCTTTCTTTTCTTAAGGACATTCCCAATTGACTTTTTCAAGGCCCTTTCGCTTCCGCTGGCTGGCCAATTGGCATTCCATTCTATGAATTACTTTACTTGATACTCTAGAATAACAAACATATACATATCAGTGCACTTGTATGGCAAAATAGTGTGCAAACAGTCAGTGCAAATTAAGTGAAGCTGCTCCTTCTCTTTCCCAACTGGGTCTCTGTACGGGTGTACAGAATTGGAGGAGTATTATAACATTttacacatactcgtacaattTGAAGCTTCGTTTCGACTAATGTTTTACTAATTCTATAAGACAATGGGACATCTGTTCAGCAAATCTATAGCCCACCAGAGGGACTGGGTTCCGGGTCTCGCTCTACAAAATGGTGCATCCAGAGCCATGCATTACCTCGCTGATGAACATGGGGGTGCCGGCGCCCAAGCCGCCGTCTGTCTTATGGTGCTCGTTCTGGAAGAAATCGGGCGAATTCTCAGATGAATTGAGATGGGGATGGGGGGATGGATACTTCTACTCACATCATCGTAATCGCAGTCGAAATAATTACTCTGGCAGTCCATGCACCGACAGCTCTCGGACATTTTGCATGTGATGCCCCATTGCTTAGCTAGATCCTTGTATATCTCCTTGCTTGTCTTGTTGCTCATCATTTCCGGTGTGAGAAGATTGGTGTGGCAATTGggttgctgatgctgctgctgctgctgctgctgctgttgctgctggcgaCGTCCGCTGCGGGAACGGGAAGCCACCGAACCAGAGGCGGAGCCGACACAGCATGCTTCCTGGCacagctggctgttgctggagACGGGCCTTGAATTTGAATTGCCACCTGCGATACAGTGGGTAGGGGGTAGATAAGTGATTTATCCCATGGGTCAAAGGAAATGATGGTATTTGGCCTCACCCTCGTTGTAGTTGTAGCTGCCGCGGTTCAAGAGAGGGTCATAGAATGCTGCTGCCTGACTGCTGGTGCTGGCCTCGTCCCCGTCGAGAGCCGCTTCCTCCCCCTGCGCTCCACGCTCCTCGCTGCACTGGGCACACTGGTCGTCCGTGCACTGGCCATCTGCATCATCCCCCTCCTCATCTCTGGCGTAGAGCTTGTCCGGGCACCGGGAGGATGCCGCCATTTCCGTTTCCAGCAGAAACTCGTTCACGCTAATCGTGTTGAGGTCGTCCTCCGGGCAGTCAAATTCCGTGTCGCTCTGCTGCTCCAGCTCGAACACTCCCTCGGCGATcggttccccctcgttgttgttgttgttgttgttgttgctgttgctgttgctgatgttgctgcCGCCGCAATGTGAGTAGTTCTGGTTGAGATTCTGCTGGTTCTGCTGGCAGTCCGGATCGTTGCACAGGCTGCtactggtgctgctgctgctgttccccCCCTCCAGTTGCTCCTCCAAGGCGGCGCTGGGATGGGCCGCACTGTGCCGCGAGCTGTTCGCCGAGCTCCTGCGACTGTTCTGATTGGGCGTGGCGGCGCTGTCCAGGGATACCTGTCGCTGATGCTGGGACAAGCGCGTGTCCTCCTCTAGCACATGCTCGTAGGAAGGCGGTGGGGTGGTGGGCAAAATGTCGGCGTCAGTGTCCGTCAGCGACTCGTTGATGCACGGCGTGCGGCTCTGGTTGAGGTAACCTGCAAGGGATCCAATGATGAGCATGCAACCACGAATTCGAAAAGGAATATTTAAATCCAGAGCTAGATCTAGATGTGTTAGGAGGATGGTGCATTAGAATGCAGAATTAGGAAAATGCTTTAGTGCATGCTCGAAGGTACACTAGAAGGTTCATGCTGGCCAATTTTTAGAGGGTTTCACTTCCAATACTAGGATCTTTTGTTTTTATCTAAATACGTATCTCTACAGTCCCCATTCCTAATACGGGTACTTACGCATACTGTTGCTGTTCAGGTTCAGGGCCTTATTCTGTGGCAACAGGAGCTTTCGCTCGCTGCTCATCGGACCCAGGCCATTGCAGTCGGCCAGGTCTaggctggagctgctgctggcctcCACCACGTGCTGCTGGAGCAGCTCTTGttgttgcttctgctgctgctgctgctgctgctgctgctgctggttgccCAAGAGAGCCTCGTTCACCTGCGGGTCCGGGTCGTGCTCTTGCGAGGTGCTCCGGGAGCTGCCCATGCGGAACTTCAGCTTAAATGGCGCCATGGCTCTGAGTCTCCCCCACTCGAAACGTATACGAGTATATAGGTAGGTAGGTATGTATCGACGTGTTTCGGTGGATCCTCCTTCAATTCTCTCTAGCAGCTGTACTTTCCGTTGATGTGCTTTCTAGGGATATTAGCATTGGACCTTGTCTTCTGATCTCACGACATTGAACGAAAGAATTACGGAAGAGAGAGGACGTAGAACAAGAGAAGTAGAGAGGAAGATATATAAACAGAAACAgatatagatacagatacagaaacAGATAGGTATAGGATACAATTTCAAATATTATAGAGAGTGAATGGATAGAAATTACACGGATAGCAATGCATTTACATGGTGGCTTTTCAGTGGAGTCTAGTGGagtggagaggagaggagtgTACAATATGGATGTTTGAATATGGATTTTGTGTGTCTGGCTTTTTTCGCTGGCCTGCTTACATGCACGGGCTttgttttaaataaattaCTGCAGCTTAATTAATACCTCTGATTATTTTCCACTTACCCGAACGTCCAGCCCGAATCGAATCCAATCGAGTCCAGTCAGCTGTAATTTAATGATAACAAATTTAATTATGATTTCACTAAAACTGCACGAGTCGGAGGACAATACTCGGAAGCCCCAAACCAAAACACCTACACGGCAAAAATCCACATGCAGGCAAACAGAGACAGTCGGATTATTACCAACACACAAGGACAGAGCGGACGGAATTACAATCCAAAAGCATCACAaacaatatatgtatgttcatgcatttaaatatttatttgtgTCTGGCATTTCCAacaaattaaaattcaataaaaacaCATTACCATTTAATTGTGTAgcgatttttatacccgatactcaaaatgagtataggggtatattagatttgcggtgtgtaacgtccagaaagagGCGTTTCCTACCTtcaaagtatatatattcttgatcagcatcaataaccgagtggatagagccatgtctgtctgtccatctgtccgtccgtccgcccgCCTGTCTGTCCCTATGAgtgcctagtgctcagagatGATAAGAGCTATAgtaacgacattttgtatccagacttctgcgATATGTCACAGGtgtattttaaaacttcgccccgcccccacaaagtaTGAAGATCGGTGGattccacaattttaaagatacgagaaaattaaGAACGCACCATATccaccagattgccgaatcagATTggatttgtatagccaaaagtaacaaatcaattttcgaCCTGATTTTCTTTCtatctcgcacgcactctttgtcgtctgccggaggagagccatactgagaGCCATAGGGTATAAATGTACAActgcggtcgcagcagcaactcacaacgttcacCCTCGTATTTTCTAAATTTATTTTACCAATTGACGCATAATTTGATTAACTTTGATGTgaaaattcatttaaatcaGCAAAAGTTTATATATCTCTTATAAGAGAATCTCTCTAACATATTTCTCTATCTAAAAAAAATTTCAGAAAAATGGGCCAATTTCGGCTAGTGGTGTATTTTGAATCTTTAATTAACCCATGTCCTCTATCTAATTAAGGCCTATTGTAGGTTGATAATTAGGCCTATTGACAATGCGGTTTATTTCGACTTTTTCACGTTACATGTTTCCGGGACCAGTTCCAGTTCAGTCCAGTTCGACATCATTGAAACGCCCATATGTATTTTTATGTACGCCGATGTTTACTATTTTGAAATTATATAAATTACTTCCTTGCAATGTGAATCGCTATAATTCATCTTTCTGTTTGTTTGAGACTTTGTCAAATTGGATGTTAAAaacttaatttaaataaaattcagATTATGATGTGTCGTTGCAAGATATGTAGATAGAGATATAATTAAtcaaaaatataattaatgGATAGCATAGCTACATTTGCGAAAGAGTTGAAGGAAAGAAGCCTGTTGCTGCACCCATTTCCGACTTAATGAGACCTGACTGTGGCTGTTTGACCAATTTAAAGCGCGCCCCCTCCTCACACTTGAGCTGTTTATAGTTTTCACGAGCACTAGAAAGCGACAAGTTGTTGCAAGTTTGGATCTCCGCCCACTCAAACAGCTGTCTGTCCTGGCAGACTGTTCTCATTATTATGCAGATTACACAGCACCCAGATTCAAATGCAGCGCCAAGGACCTGAGACGAGATGAGGTCTCCACACAACACCTATGCATATTGGAGGGACCGGGAGAACCACCTACGGGGTACTCGTAAttacgagtgtgtgtgtatagAAACTATTATTATGCTTATTGGCTGCTGCACGGCGAGAAAACTCATTTCCTTAGGGGACGGGACCCAGATGATGCAGGATGACGCACTTTGTGTGGGTGAATGTGAGTCCCAATTAAGGCGGCCATAAGTGTGGCAAGGGATTCGTCTATACATAATCATCTTTTGATAGATTCTCCACTGACAAGAGGACTTTCCTCTGTGTGCGCACTCCCACTCTTTGCTTGTTAATTCCGCAAACATTTATCCTTGCATATTTGCAGACAATAAACTTCCAATTGCTGTTGACTCGGCAAGCAGGTTCGACCAAGCAGAAGAGAAGAAGGCCCACAATCCACGGCGGGATGGATACCCGCTCAGTTCCCTGATTGGATGCATGCAAATCCCCAGCTTGTATATTCATAAGCAGCTGCCATGAGATGGGATGGAACGCGAGGCGAGGCCCGAACAATGGCAATCATCCGCCATCGAGCCCCCCCCACCCATGCAGGTGAGCATATTCGCTgctgtacatacatatgtatgtactttcATTCGCATGTACCTTCATTTCACTGAAAACCCCCTTTCTGTGGAGTAGCTTGCGTTCAGGTT
It encodes the following:
- the LOC108158896 gene encoding protein tamozhennic: MSDFVPRDILPDLWQEILQRHWSFLETEESIQKLEERKKLEGCLKEFLCVVPHDRKFFLPETGHILRKSVRELTDFTAQNAIVGFETISQYANNLFTKPWRKEYRTLKTYSGCYQHDVLSRLLDADQLFLAMGYRRISDDTFVLEGPICPDQVTNVSRDAMAAYVECQIMKHIHAGVHAEGFPCSWKEIFQYRERHIGGTTHSIKEIVFHLNEKRLRKEKMSDNTYSNVATIATQPPKSRVADGSVSASPCALHGNNLVLPASSNSCAIHPNVVSPNLSHDSLSGKYLPPYPAQPQQQPQLHQTAGGGLMTHSRSLDHYQEPHNVLPHRHSFDQQCQAIHQHPHLYEAPYDCLDGLSMGSSASYAAVAGGYNAPGNRYPLPYNISNQLNAQYATPADVFTNSEHNMYATIEKTGVLASGPIHSCDYHRRQGQAPPSGAAVAALAAMQHRQSTYPPDHHLIDFDERANLMQHDYGAHDYHPRLYEQRSHGGYLRGNTVIYAPPPEPTSYGGYDLPTTLPHSQPPPPTAQDRYVYARPVPKSSRTRAMAESGCDSRQADRDLMQDPMDNNRKMHKELKERASRTAPADAYHRRAAVNDPDIPTTVTDMTAGYETASLDDFVTLSSASPPLMPKVQEGVGSFESWNYVFKNLERSGYSKDLGDREDLLVQSLDLDSLNISNDSANPAEKSTRRDTAKTQTATRAASAAAVEAGGGKGTRFSAATTETSGGKARTLEKKTGAIRREAKIVQAPAPTLVPNRSSTGLKKVKSALKTATIDNRGTGSRNRTGAGPKQPPPVSTQLIVTSPNEWSCRFCTFLNPDTKRICEMCCRSKDFNLEAATAASSSAAAAAAAASVSHASSTCV
- the LOC117185762 gene encoding venom allergen 3-like isoform X1 — encoded protein: MVQLLHVGLAIAMVMIPLLPQGSAYNYCHNDTHFCLASNRQHFMCRLDAELPPVAAYKGTIPDTKKFHAIILKQLNSYRDRLASGFLETRSNKIFPAAKRMRELIWDLELGYMARSHASTVSFKHSECRATQRFPMAGEALGVVGSTMDRRSMCDVLRLAFDRMFDEHLDVKDPESLISNFDGSKDIAAGHFSTIVSDRVSRVGCGVAVATECSDDLPKGHCHFLTCHFDFTNIQGSYVYKEGPPATDCQIWEADPSKDYQHLCGNEGGIFGQDHGDEDLSNTTRILGV
- the LOC117185762 gene encoding venom allergen 5-like isoform X2 — its product is MWALPLPWQHFMCRLDAELPPVAAYKGTIPDTKKFHAIILKQLNSYRDRLASGFLETRSNKIFPAAKRMRELIWDLELGYMARSHASTVSFKHSECRATQRFPMAGEALGVVGSTMDRRSMCDVLRLAFDRMFDEHLDVKDPESLISNFDGSKDIAAGHFSTIVSDRVSRVGCGVAVATECSDDLPKGHCHFLTCHFDFTNIQGSYVYKEGPPATDCQIWEADPSKDYQHLCGNEGGIFGQDHGDEDLSNTTRILGV
- the LOC108158897 gene encoding myb-like protein P, with the protein product MAPFKLKFRMGSSRSTSQEHDPDPQVNEALLGNQQQQQQQQQQQKQQQELLQQHVVEASSSSSLDLADCNGLGPMSSERKLLLPQNKALNLNSNSMRYLNQSRTPCINESLTDTDADILPTTPPPSYEHVLEEDTRLSQHQRQVSLDSAATPNQNSRRSSANSSRHSAAHPSAALEEQLEGGNSSSSTSSSLCNDPDCQQNQQNLNQNYSHCGGSNISNSNSNNNNNNNNEGEPIAEGVFELEQQSDTEFDCPEDDLNTISVNEFLLETEMAASSRCPDKLYARDEEGDDADGQCTDDQCAQCSEERGAQGEEAALDGDEASTSSQAAAFYDPLLNRGSYNYNEGGNSNSRPVSSNSQLCQEACCVGSASGSVASRSRSGRRQQQQQQQQQQQHQQPNCHTNLLTPEMMSNKTSKEIYKDLAKQWGITCKMSESCRCMDCQSNYFDCDYDDNEHHKTDGGLGAGTPMFISEVMHGSGCTIL